The sequence TTTATTGTCAACAGGGAATAGGCCATTTGTGGAAAGAGAGATCAACACTCAGCATCCCTATTCCTCACAGTCAGCAGTCTCAAGGAGTTATGATTCTGTCAGGACTCTTAATCAAGATTTTCAAGCTTTTCTGGAATTTTCTGTATTCATGAGTCCTTCATCTTCTCAGATTATCCCCTCCATTCTTCTAGGCTTTGGCACTGAGTTAACCTGTTCTGTACACTTTTGTTGTTGTGTCAGTTACTTTTTCCTCATAGTAAAATTAAACTTCCTAAATTaaggatgattttaaaaaatacatgaaagtgcaaaagggaaatggaaatacCATAAATGTCACTACTCTGagttgctattattatcatttagaTGGATTCCCAGAATCTTTATCTATGCAAATTGTTATCAGCATTATGGGCAAATgttatgtgtcttttttctttaccatTATATCTTGATCATCTTTCACATCTATAAATACTCTTtgaaaatacattatataaatgatACATCATATTCAATTGCTCATTCTGTCTCTGGGTCTTATAGATCAATATGTGGATGTTtccctgtttttataaatgaCCAATCTATACATGTCTTTGTACTTTTTCcctcaattctatttttataatgagTTTCCAAGATGGGAAAATATGTACACTTTTTTGCTGTCTTAGCGGAAGTTCTAATCTCCTTTTTAAttaagagattatatatataatatataataaatataaaatataattatatatatataattatatttctccTGGCGGCATAAAGATCATTTTCCCCTTAGTCTGTAGAAGATGGCATTCTGTTGAAATCTTCAGTAATTTGATAGATGGACATATCTTTATTGTGTTTTTGTGATGATGAACATTTGTCCACTCAGCATTTATGATCAGTCACATGCCTCAGAGAGCTCTTGTTCTGGACATTCTGAAAATTGTTCCTTTTGCTTTAGGGGATTGCTAACCTCTGGGCCTTTTGTTCACAAAGAAGGCTTTGTGCTGATATGCGATGACCTGGCAAactttttgcatttatgttcccAGATCAGTGTGGTGGCGGGGTTAGTTGTGATGCTGTGACCCTTGGCTTAGGGACTTTTCCACAACAACCTTGAATAACCCTGTCCCTGATCTGCTTGGTTTTGACTCCATAGATGATGGGGTTGAGCATGGGAGGTACCAGTAGATAGAAATTGGCGAACATGATATGGACCACTCGGGGCACATGATGTCCAAAGCGGTGGGTGAGGAAAGTAAAGAGGGCTGGGATATAAAAAGCCAAGATGACACAGATATGGGAAGCACATGTGCCAAAAGCCTTGAACCGGGCTTCATCAGAGGGCAACCCCAGAACAGTTCTCAGAATCATCACATAGGATATACTGATGACAATTATATCAAAGCCAACCACAGAGAAGGCCACAAAGAGCCCATATGCACGGTTTACTCTAGTGTCTGCACACACCAGCTTTAACATAGCCATGTGCTCACAGTATGACTGGGGAATGACGTGGTTGTTGCAGAAGGGCATCCTGGAGACCATAATGCAGAAGGGGCTCACCCATAGCAAACCTCTCATCATCACAGCTGCTCCCAGTTTACCCACTACAGCTGGGGTCAGGAAAGTAGAGTGGTGGAGTGGGAAGCAGATAGCCACATAACGGTCCAAGGCCATAGCCATGAGCAACCCGGACTCCACGGAGGAAAAGGCATGGATGAAGAACACCTGGATGAGGCAGGCATGGTATTCAATCTCATGAGCATGAAACCAGAGTATAGCCAGCATTTTAGGTTGTGTGGAGGAGGATAGAGCCAGGTCAGTGATAGCCAGCATGGCTAGAAAAAGGTACATGGGCTCATGCAGGGTGTGGTCAGTTCGGATTATATGAAGGACAATGACATTGCCTACTATAGCTATGAGATACATGGcacaaaatggaaaggcaatcCAAAATTGGTAATTCTCCAGTCCTGGGATCCCAAGTAGGATAAAGGATACAGGTTGTGAAGAGCTGTTCCCTGAAGCCAGCATCACTGGATGGGAAAATTGTTCTCCCCTGAGAAGGTATATACTCTATACAGATTATAGTAATCAAATaattaatgttatttatatattattatataatatattattatataatattatttatattcttttgtaaaGAACAATTGAATAATAAAGCAaagcatttaataataaaatataataattttaactgttttaataaataaaattttgcaaCATAAAGCGATGAAactttttattcctcatttatattttgtcatCAAATGGGATCAGAACATACTAGCTGCGTGATTTTGtagaacaataataatatatatatattttaaaagtagaatctGCCAAGGGGAAACTATCCTAATAATGTCAGTAATATTAATTCTTGCTCTTCTATTCTTCAGAACTAATTGACTTGTTTAACTTTTCCCATAGATTCTTTTCAGGCCTCTTTTTAAGCCACTTAGACAACATTTCAGGGTAGGAGGCTAATGTATGTAGTGATTTTGATCTTGTTTTGAATCTAGGAGTTACCAGGAGAATTTGGGCTGAAGGATAACTGAGGATTATACACCTCTAATTAAACCTACTATCTTTAGTGTATGTCCTCCTAGATTAGAGGCcagcaaactttttttgtaaGAAGCCAGATCATACATATTTTAAGCTGTGTGATCTGTAGTTACAACTAGTCAGCTTAGCACTGTGGCATGATAGTAGCCACAGTCAATAGAGCAATTTATGAGTGTGGCTATATGTAATTTTGGACTTTTTAACCAATGAGCCATACCTTAAAAgtctgagagggaaaaaaaaaagcctgagagaAACTTTTTAAATACTACTTTGGCACCATGGCCACCAGAGAGTTATATATAATTCTCCTACTAGAGTCTGCTATTGCTGGCCTAAGAAGGACATGGATGCCTCCTCTGCCTAGGATTGCATTACATGGTCTTGCTGTCTGATCCTAGTGATGACTATCACTTATATTAGTCGATGACACAAAAAGCTTACCTGATTCTTACTAGGCACTTTTTCACGAGTTCATCTTGGTTGTCCCATGACTTTAGGTCTCCATAACAAAAACACTGAGACAAGAGGAGTGTTTTTCAAATCCCCCTTAATAAATCACCTCCAGTGACCAACAAATGTTTCATACAACCAGACATAATGGTTCCAAAAAGACTATCTTTGAGATCCCAAATAGACCTGATCTTTCTGATTTTCCTACCTCTATAACATCTTGAAGAAATGAGGCTCAGGCTTTATCGATCTTATTCTAATTGGAAAGTTTACCACCCTAACTTGAAAATAGCTATAGGCTTGCTCAAAACAATACTCCTATCTAGGATATGGTGAAAATTCAACACACAAATTATCTGGGATCCAGGGCTCTAGCTTTATCCCCTTCTGTTGGCTTGGTCTTCTAATCATATGTTCTCTTTGAACCAGTCTTCCTATCtaatctccctctgccccctgtaTGTCACCCTCCATTTGTCAGGACATGGTCATGGAGACTCATGGGCACCTGAAAAACTACTTAGACCATCTTCGTTCCTGCACTGGGTGCTGGTGGAGGTGCTGGCTAAACCTACAATTTCTCAAAGTCCATAATAATCTCTTTAATTAATTTGGAAGACATTgctgtttttgtaaatacaaCACTGTAagcttttacatttattgtttttaactcACACCAAGTTTCTGCCCATGAGCCTTAATGGAGAACTCACCTGTTCTCCATATTCTGTTCGGAGTAGTGAGTCTTCATAGGTGGTGAGCTGGGACCCAAGTCTGAAACAGGAGATGAGGGCTCTTGAAAggtgcctttctttcttctctacacTTATAATACCATGGAATCTGGTATCCTCACTATCAGCAATCCTTTTGCCTTTTTCACCCTCAGGCTTATGAACTCAACATGTGTAGAGTGAAGACTACAAGTCATGTGACTTGGAGAGGGAGTTAACCAATGTTAGATCATTCTCTATAGTGTGTGAGGTTTGCAATAGTATTTCTGAGGGAGGCACAGGTTATCAACTTGCTGCTGGGGGGGAGGGATG is a genomic window of Canis lupus familiaris isolate Mischka breed German Shepherd chromosome 21, alternate assembly UU_Cfam_GSD_1.0, whole genome shotgun sequence containing:
- the OR52R1 gene encoding olfactory receptor family 52 subfamily R member 1 (The RefSeq protein has 4 substitutions compared to this genomic sequence), with translation MLASGNSSSQPVSFILLGIPGLENYQFWIAFPFCAMYLIAIVGNVIVLHIIRTDHTLHEPMYLFLAMLAITDLALSSSTQPKMLAILWFHAHEIEYHACLIQVFFIHAFSSVESGLLMAMALDRYVAICFPLHHSTFLTPAVVGKLGAAVMMRGLLWVSPFCIMVSRMPFCNNHVIPQSYCEHMAVLKLVCADTRVNRAYGLFVAFSVVGFDIIVISISYVMILRTVLGLPSDEARFKAFGTCASHICVILAFYIPALFTFLTHRFGHHVPRVVHIMFANFYLLVPPMLNPIIYGVRTKQIRDRVIQGCCGKVPKPRVTASQPTSPPH